From one Lycium barbarum isolate Lr01 chromosome 6, ASM1917538v2, whole genome shotgun sequence genomic stretch:
- the LOC132644632 gene encoding ABC transporter G family member 1-like produces MEGGRRVAWKVMRRISLIASIKYFQGGEMLEKRSHASFTTQSLVLTRRSCVNMSRDPGYYWMRFAVYVGIALSLGSIYYNVGSNYRAIEERGLMVAFVVSFMTFMTVGGFPSFVEDMKVFQRENLNGHYGCFAFVIGNTLSSMPYVLLVSLVPGAIAYFLAGFQNGFGHFIYFALVLFTSMMIVESLMMNVAAIVPNFLMGIVTGAGIQGLQILSGGYFQLPSELPKAIWKYPLYYMSFHKYAYQGMFKNEFEGLKFTDDMFGNNHIMSGEDVLRDRWQAEMGHSKWVDLVILVGTLILYRLVFFLIIKTKEKVVHARKASTSILSNRSTQIMAKSLPPSPLHGLTLPQDIPTNNR; encoded by the exons ATGGAAGGAGGGAGGAGGGTTGCATGGAAGGTGATGAGAAGAATCTCTCTAATTGCATCCATTAAATATTTTCAGGgtggtgaaatgttggaaaaaagaAGTCATGCCAGCTTCACAACGCAAAGCCTTGTTCTGACACGGAGGTCATGTGTGAACATGTCTCGTGATCCTGGCTACTACTGGATGAGATTCGCTGTTTATGTAGGCATTGCTTTAAGTCTTGGCTCCATCTACTATAATGTTGGCTCAAACTATCGTGCAATCGAG GAAAGAGGTCTAATGGTTGCTTTCGTAGTTTCATTTATGACATTTATGACAGTTGGTGGATTCCCTTCATTTGTGGAGGACATGAAG GTATTTCAACGAGAAAACTTGAATGGGCACTATGGATGTTTTGCTTTTGTCATAGGCAACACACTTTCTTCTATGCCGTACGTACTACTAGTATCATTGGTTCCAGGTGCCATTGCCTATTTCCTTGCTGGATTCCAAAATGGATTTGGGCACTTTATCTACTTTGCTTTGGTCCTCTTCACCAGTATGATGATAGTCGAGAGCCTTATGATGAACGTTGCAGCTATTGTGCCTAACTTCCTCATGGGCATTGTAACCGGGGCAGGAATACAAGGACTACAGATACTAAGTGGTGGTTATTTTCAATTACCTAGTGAGTTGCCTAAAGCAATTTGGAAATACCCACTGTACTACATGTCCTTCCACAAGTATGCTTACCAAGGTATGTTTAAGAATGAATTTGAAGGACTAAAGTTTACAGATGATATGTTCGGAAACAATCATATAATGAGTGGAGAAGACGTCTTGAGAGATAGATGGCAAGCAGAAATGGGACACTCAAAGTGGGTAGACCTGGTCATTCTGGTAGGTACATTAATTTTGTATCGTCTGGTATTCTTCCTTATTATCAAGACAAAAGAAAAGGTTGTGCATGCAAGAAAGGCATCCACATCAATTCTGTCAAATCGAAGTACACAAATCATGGCTAAGTCGTTACCTCCCTCACCTCTCCATGGACTCACTTTACCTCAAGACATTCCCACCAACAATAGATGA